The nucleotide window TTCGACCCGCGTGGCCCAAGCCCATCCCGCAGGGTGCGAGGTAGGCCAGCACGGGGGGAGCCACCGCGGCTGCTAGACGCTGAGCACCCGCTCCACCACTTCACCCTCCGGGTACACTTCGGCGAAGATCCTAGCCGTGAACGTGTAGACCTTGATCCTCGTCGTTCTCCAAGCGTCCGGGGGGAGCCCGGCCTTAATGCAGGCGTTCTCCAGGAATTCCTCAGCGTTCCACTCGTACTCGACGGGGACCTGCGGGAGGAGGAGGCCCCTCAGCACCCCCTTCTCGATGATGACCCCGTCGCGCCCCACCTTGATCTTCTCGAGCAGCTCCTCCGGCTTCGAGTACTGGACGAGCTGGGGCGGCGAGAGGACGCTAACCTCGAAAACCACGCTTTTCAGCTCGTCGGGCGTCATCGGCTCGAACCTGGGGTCCTCCGTCGCAGCGGCTATGGCAGCCTCGATCGTCGCCTCGGCCAGCGGTAGGACGGGCTCGGGGAAGCCGATGCACCCCCTCAGCGTCCTCCTGGGGATGCCCGTAGCGTCCCGAGCGATCTTCTCGATTGTGACGAAGACCCCCGCCTTCTCGGCGAGCCTCTCGGGGCAGCCCTCCGGGGGCTCGATCCTCACGAACTCGGTGAGGTACTTCACCACCGCCTCCCTCGCCAGCTTGACGAGGAACTCTCCATCCTCCTTCGTAAGGCTTGCCAGGTCTAGAGCCACAGTCAACCCGGAGGGGCGGGGCTAAAAGCGTTGCC belongs to Thermofilaceae archaeon and includes:
- a CDS encoding TIGR00296 family protein, with product MALDLASLTKEDGEFLVKLAREAVVKYLTEFVRIEPPEGCPERLAEKAGVFVTIEKIARDATGIPRRTLRGCIGFPEPVLPLAEATIEAAIAAATEDPRFEPMTPDELKSVVFEVSVLSPPQLVQYSKPEELLEKIKVGRDGVIIEKGVLRGLLLPQVPVEYEWNAEEFLENACIKAGLPPDAWRTTRIKVYTFTARIFAEVYPEGEVVERVLSV